DNA sequence from the Nicotiana tomentosiformis chromosome 3, ASM39032v3, whole genome shotgun sequence genome:
AGCAGCTAATATGCAGCAGCAAAAGCCTAGTAGTAAACCTGCCCGCCTATCGACAACTGCAGAATCTACTGATTGGATTGCCTCTTCCTTAACAAGGAGATTTGGCCTTGGTGCTGGACTTGCTTGGGCTGGTTTTCTTGCTTTTGGTGTTGTTTCTGAGCAAATCAAGACTCGCCTTGAAGTGTCTCAACAAGAAACAAATACAAGGTAAAATTACATCATATGTAATTCCGCATTTTATTTGTTTCATATGCTTTCTTCTCTATATAATCATCCATATCTAATCTAAAAAAATTAACTCCTCTATTATCTAATCGTCAGGGTTGTcgagaaagaagaagaagtggtCTTGCCCAATGGGATAAGGTACTTGACATGGTTTCCTATTTTCTCATCATACAATATGCCTTTATAATCACATAATAGTAAAGTCGCAAAACTAATTTGTTACAGTAAAATAATTGAACTTCTTCACCCACTATAACTTCAAAAATCACCAAaaaaaaattaagcatataaaTAACTGAACTTTACGCACTATAATAGTAAAGTAATTACTATAACAACAAAACTTACCCGTCAAGATGACTTTATTATAATAATGAGTAAAGTTTACTATTATAGTACGTGAAATTAACCTGATACTCTTGACAGTAGTTCTAATTGCATATAAAAATACATGAATCTTGTAACAGATATTATGAACTGAAAATCGGCGGCGGCGCAACTCCACGGCCAGGAGACTTAGTTGTGATAGATGTGAAGGGAAGTGTAGAAGGCAGTGGAGAAGTATTTGTGGATACATTTGGTGGTGATGGTAAGAAGAAGAAGCCATTGGCATTAGTAATGGGATCAAGGCCTTATAGTAAGGGAATTTGTGAAGGTATAGAATATGTTCTAAAAAGT
Encoded proteins:
- the LOC104103622 gene encoding peptidyl-prolyl cis-trans isomerase FKBP17-2, chloroplastic-like, whose translation is MATFFGSPPFVSHPITRTNFSSSSQTPPPSQPPNQPPQPQTPPPSQNLSATSSEPPSPAPAANMQQQKPSSKPARLSTTAESTDWIASSLTRRFGLGAGLAWAGFLAFGVVSEQIKTRLEVSQQETNTRVVEKEEEVVLPNGIRYYELKIGGGATPRPGDLVVIDVKGSVEGSGEVFVDTFGGDGKKKKPLALVMGSRPYSKGICEGIEYVLKSMKAGGKRRVIIPPNLGFGEEGTDLGTGLQIPPSATLDYIIEVDKVSIAPA